The genomic window GGACTAtgtgtcaaaatctagtttAGTCTGTAAATATAGCCCTAATTTGAAGGTGTGAATCCTATTTCAAGGCCCAGTCTTCAAGGCTGGATtatcaaataaacaaagaggGCAACCACCCTGGGACCCTCAGACTGTCAAGGGCCCCAAAAACCATCAGGGCAGGTTCACTGTTTCTGCTGACTGGTGACAGAGGTGCATAGATTTGGGGAATATGCACCACCATGACATTACATAAAGTGCATTTCTACAATGCCTTTACTGTGTTGTTTAATAACAAACCTTGGCAAAATGAAGTCAAGCAAGTTAGTCTGGCCTTACTTTTACACATCGCCAGGAATAAAAACTCTGGTGGATAATTACTAATTCCTCTATTGATTTACTCATTTGTCAGTCTCAAAGTAGATGAAATGCAACATACAGAGTCCAAACTAGAATGTTAACTTCTCCTAAGGTTGCTATGACCCTGTGTTGACCTCAGTGTTCTCAAAAATAGCTGCAGTACAGCCCTGTCTTCAAATTGCTTAAAATAAGAGGTTTGCCCCCATTTTGAAATAGACAGCTTCCCTGAGATCAAACAAAAATCCATACAAAAATCAATGGCTTAACAGTCATCAGTGATGTTTTAAGTAATCAGTGCTGTTGCTATCAGTTGCGTACACAGTGGGGTTGAGTGTTAGTTGCTCCTGCCCTTTACTATTGGATGCAAATGTGACCTTTTCAAATGGCAGGTCAAacctttattttctgtgcatgtTACTTTATCTAATCACCTGAATAGAGAGGTAAAGTCCTCATGAGTAAAACACACAAGTAATTTTGACTAAAATTAGCTTCACAAAGTACCTTTTCTCTCCCCTATCCTTTAGTCTTGTCCTTTAGGTCAATATACTGCATATCCTGATGTCTACGGTCTTTTGCAACACAGAGGAAGGTCTTGTGTCAGTATCCACAGTGATGAGCTGAATCGCCAGACAACCTATCGTCAGCTCTTCTGTCTTCCTTGTTTCAGACCTCCACCACTGAAATGCATCCAAAATCAGTCAGGATGAGCCCTGAGCCACGAGAGCAAGATATTAACCACACTGTGACAGAAAGCATGAATGGACATAGACTGGTGACCCAGGGGTGGGGGGCtgtaatgtatatatatatatgtattgtATAATGTTGATTATACAACTAAACAGTGCAGCTTTACACATGTTTGCAGTCAGATGACTAGAACATATTAGGAAAATAGCATTTTGGATTTTATTAGGTGTATGtaaaagaaatcaaaacactgacatCCAGCTTGGGATATCTGACTTCATATAATGTAGGTACCTTATGTAGATTAGAAGGCAGgtgcatgcaaacacaacaaGGAGACACATACAGGTTTAATGGTTGCTTTATTGAATTCCCACAGCATCACCAGCAGAACTACAGCAACATAGTATTTGGAAAGTGCAAAAAAGGTAAACAATTTGAACACTGCCTAGACATACAGTACTAATCACCCTGCACTGCACGACAACAACCCAACATACAGTAGCACTTTACTTAGATGGTCCCGATCTTGATTGgaagttttgtattttttgtgttaaaCCTGCACAGTAATAGTGTATTTGACTATTTGGATATTTGAGAGCCATTTTCAAATGAATAATTTACAAATATAATTCAATTGAGTTGATCAAATTCTGAAAAATGGCAGTGAGCTAAATTAAGAGAAATGTCTGTAATCCACCGTCAGCTTTATTTCTGTGCTTTAAATTGAAACTTCTCACATAAAACTTCAGTTTTTCAGAGAAATGTCAGAGTGACACCCAAGAACACAACTCAAAAGGTTGCCTGCATGCTTCGAAACAATGGTTAAATTATTCCTACGGACACATTTGGGCTGTTGTGAGGAATGTCAGATCCTTACGAGCTCAACCACACAGCAACTAAAGGCATTCGGAGAAACAGGCCAAAAAAAGTTTCCCTAAACAAGtttcctgcttttttcccctctcactctTATTGGCACAAAAGGTATTTAAGCATCAGTCTTTTGAGTTTGACACAGATGCACCAATGATtacattcagaaaacaaaagctgcaAAAGGACAAATGCACACAAGCAGTGGTGAGATCTGACCTCATGTTTTACAATTTTCACTGCTAAATGACATCACATAAAAAGATTTGGACAAGCTTGTATCAGTTAGTGTTAGCAGAACAAAAggttttgatttgtgtttgcGTGTACATGTGCTAATGCTAAAGAATGCTTTGTTCATGAGATGAGAGTACAATATGTGGAAACAATATGTGCTTTATAGTGCATAGTGTCTgcagatgtatgtgtgtgcacaggtcATTCTGGGTGCCTGTTGATTGTGTTTGCCATGTGAATGCTCCAACACATTTTGGTTTACAGTTTGGTTCTGTTTCCTGCCAAATATCTAACTCTGACAAAGAGCCACTGCAGAGAAGCGCACTTCgccttgctctctctccatGAATCCACGGCACACTTTGGCTGCATCCTGGacacaatgaaaaagaaaagataaaaaaggaaaattagaTATGTCTATATATTCACtatatttcaattaaaaaatacTGCACTTTGAAATAAAGACTCAACATATGAGGTTACTGGTCACAGGTACTTCTTTTAATTTTTAGACCTAGACAACATCGCTAAAATATTAATACTGTACTATGAGACCCTGATGTCATGAAGTTTAGTTATCATTATATCTTCTCTGGGTTTTTTATCTGGTTCTCCTGTACATTCTCTGAACTTATTAGACCATTCTAGCTGAGTAAAATGAATGCCTCTCAATGTTCATTCTAAAATATCATTGCTCCAAAAGCAGTCCCAAATATCATAACATTTCTGACATATCAGTAGCAAAGTATTAAATCTAACTACCACTActaatacttttactttagcaGTGCTTCATCCTTTAAATGAGATCCAATGAATCATCACATTTAATGCTGCATTTTCATCACTAGTGCATGTGGAGCCCTCTTGTGGTAGTTTGATGTGACAATCTAAAAAGCTCTGTTGCGTGCGGTCGTGGCTcccaaagacaaaaacataagcAAACTGAGTCTGtaagtttgttgtttttccagttgAATTAGTCGTATTCATTGTGTTTTAACCTTTGATAATTATCatatatttaacacatttgAATATCATGGCCTGAGAGTATGATGAGACATAACTGGCTGCAAATTCCAGTTAAATTCATAGTTTCTTCTTTATACACTACACTGAAGATATTGCATTAGTGTGCATTAGCCAAGTTTATTGATTGAATCAAGACTTTCAGGAACAACCACTCCCTATTGCAGTTCGATGCCATGATTCATCACAGACCATGTGCATGGAGGAACTTGGCTCACAGTTACATTGTAACATATCCAGAACTGACACATAAAGTTGAAGAATGACCATACTTTTACATACCGTTATGAAGGAATCATCTTTGGTGTCTCCGTGGTTCACTGGTCCATTCATTCTCCCATCTTAAAAACGAATTAAAATAGTTGGGAATCCAATGACTCCATCATAAGTGAAACACAAACCGGAATGTACATGATGCGTAGACATGCTTACCAAATTCATAAAGTTGTCCATTTACATTGACAAAGGCAATAAAGTGGAAATTGACTTTGTCTGCTTCCGGCTGTGAGAGTTGAGATATGTAGAAGTAAATATTTtgatactaaaaaaaaaaagcttcagaaAAGACAAGCACCGCAAGACAAGCATATTGTTGCCTTCAACATTACATCTGTTTTGAATATAAAGTCTGTCATCTCTCTTATACCCATACCCCAGCTCATGCATGTGCTATAAAGGGAGAGGGAACgtgcaggacagagagaggtgaaactgaaatgtaacTTTTATCTGGTAATTATTCAAAGAAATTTGGTGCAACTCAGGTTTATGAGTAACGTGTGTGTGGAAATACACCAAGGACTGGAATCTCTGTATCACAGTGGCAGGCAGGGTGAATGGTGTCTCATACGAATGGATCAAACATGGGTCAAATGTTGAGtaaaactgctgctgtctgatAAGACAATAAGATGTTAGCCATTAGTTGCTGTTGATGTTGTGGTTAAGTATCTTACCCTACACTGGCCCTGTGCTGCAACATCATTGTGAGCCTCACGGATTGGCTGGAGAAGAAAAATTCAGAACATGTCAGTTTAATTAGACTGCTAAAACATTCAAAGATGGTGTTAATGGCAAAGCACAAAGCTGCCCCTTCTAGTGACAAGGATTTAGCAGTGTCTGGCGCCCCCAAGCGGCATTGACATTAACATGTTGACAACTCGTTAAACTGTCCACATTGTCAAATAAATTATTCTGTTCAGATATAATGACATGTTGAAATATGGAGGTACATTTGAACTCTAAGTGATATGCAAAGTTTTGACtattttattcaatattttatgTATCTTCTGTTGTTTGAAACAGTCACCATAAACGCATGCAATCACATGGAAAAAAGTCATAAAGGGCAAGTTTTGATTGTGAAGCTTTATAGCAAAATAGTCTCATTAATATCATAAAAGATACTTTACCCTCCGCTGACCAGATTTGCAGTATAATCTATGTAATAGCTGAAACTTCATTCTTTTATACACAACATTACATAAAGCAGCATTACCTTGTTATTCTCCAGTTGTTTGGCACGGTCATCAGCAGACATCTTTGCAGTCTCATCTAGAAATTTCTTCAAGGCAGAGTCACCATCTGAAAACACCAAGAGCAGCATTATCTTACTCCATGATAAATAAATaccatttatttaaattacattGTTTCAAATGACAACCTGCCACACCAAATAACTGCATCATCAATACTCACTGAGTACTTACATATGGGTAGAATCAGCCATTTTTGCATCTAATTTAATTTTTCTGTCCATAACAATTCACTAAATACTTGAACACATCCACCACATTTTCTTAAGCAAACAACTGAAGAAGTAACTCCTGTATTTGTGACTGTACTGGGCTGTAAAATTAATCCCTGCTGAATCGACAGTCACAGACTTTTCAGACTTGTTTAACTCATCTGTGTATCAGTTCTTGTACTCTAAAGTTGTTTAAATTCTAGTCCATACCTGTTATTTTGGTGAAAAAACCTGAATTAAGTAGCACCTCCAGTCACAGTCCTAAGAGAAGCTgctgtattttacatttcagtaacATCACAAATTCAGATAACAAACAATGTCTAATTTGATTATCATCTTTAGGAATGATGGTGCAGGTTTGAACAATAGCGTAATAGtttgttttataaaaaaaaaaaaaaaaattagttatTGTTCTCACTATTGTACCATTATGTATTTCAATCCCACTCACCAAAAGTcaatttgcttttgttgttggcTGCTGCATGCAGCAGGGCAATAGTGCCACAGGAATTGGTTATGGTCTGCTTCAGGAAATAGACATCAGAGTCTTCTGCAAccttgtctgtctgctgctgtctgaaaGAGTcatgctgccacacacacagacaataaataaataaaataaaaaataagcacacatacacacacagcatgtccATTGTCATCTGCCCATGAGAACACAATGTGCAGCCAGTTCTGCCTCTTGAAATGTGCACATGAATTACAGACAGAACTGGAAATGGCAATcaacagaacaggaaaaaataatataaaggaaaaaaagcttCTCTAATGTAGGGATTAGCTGCTTTTCTCTACTCTGTTTCATTGTAAATGGGGCTACAACTAAAGatattttcataatcaattaaactgctgattattttaattattaatcagttaattgattgGTCTATATAACATCAGAAACCAGttaaaatgtccatcacaatcTCAATACAGTCTAAAGTGAAGTCATCAAATGTCTTGCTTTATAAAGC from Lates calcarifer isolate ASB-BC8 linkage group LG5, TLL_Latcal_v3, whole genome shotgun sequence includes these protein-coding regions:
- the uchl1 gene encoding ubiquitin carboxyl-terminal hydrolase isozyme L1 codes for the protein MEWTAMEINPEMLNKMMSKLGVGENWRFVDVLGLEGDQLSAVPKPCCALMLLFPLTQQHDSFRQQQTDKVAEDSDVYFLKQTITNSCGTIALLHAAANNKSKLTFDGDSALKKFLDETAKMSADDRAKQLENNKPIREAHNDVAAQGQCRPEADKVNFHFIAFVNVNGQLYEFDGRMNGPVNHGDTKDDSFITDAAKVCRGFMEREQGEVRFSAVALCQS